In a single window of the Arachis hypogaea cultivar Tifrunner chromosome 6, arahy.Tifrunner.gnm2.J5K5, whole genome shotgun sequence genome:
- the LOC112697135 gene encoding zinc finger protein CONSTANS-LIKE 14, which yields MMLLPCDYCDSKTAVLFCRADSAKLCISCDQHVHSANALSLKHVRSQICDNCRNEPAAVRCATDNLVLCNDCDSDAHNSSSVASSLHARHRLHGFSGCPPALEIAAALGIELKFNSNCNGGSGNTSGFDEIKGPVVPIVKDKVYEQVLEMARRNGTAADRNEEVEAGLCPDTPPCVQGAEEKGELNTCNSFSNNKRSANRNNNNNKNNDDELLMEQTPFTSLLMLPSDGGSVKRNDCGSEGDLLWNNCNPAYQPPQVWDFQLQKSRDCSEAGMMSFDNLDEASLVIPKTLQDVHNINSSTIDDILSRNNQSDQSSSNHVMKNEESNKKPRGGLSSESKLVEPITYSSTNNAAYMEHLVSGSENVSTIKDKVNFEELTKNRGDAMLRYKEKKKTRRYDKHIRYESRKARADTRKRVKGRFVKASDASDVQNEE from the exons ATGATGTTGCTACCGTGCGACTACTGCGATTCCAAAACGGCAGTTCTCTTTTGCCGCGCCGACTCTGCCAAGCTCTGCATCTCATGTGATCAGCACGTGCACTCCGCCAACGCCCTCTCACTCAAGCACGTGCGCTCTCAGATTTGCGATAACTGCCGCAACGAACCTGCAGCCGTGCGATGCGCCACCGACAATCTCGTCCTCTGCAACGACTGCGACTCCGACGCACACAACAGTTCCTCCGTCGCCTCCTCCCTCCACGCCCGCCACCGCCTCCATGGCTTCTCCGGCTGTCCCCCCGCCCTCGAAATCGCCGCCGCCTTAGGGATCGAGCTCAAGTTCAACTCTAACTGCAACGGCGGCTCTGGTAACACTTCTGGATTCGACGAGATTAAAGGTCCGGTGGTGCCGATCGTGAAGGACAAGGTGTATGAGCAGGTGCTGGAGATGGCGAGAAGGAACGGCACGGCGGCGGATCGAAACGAAGAAGTTGAAGCTGGATTGTGCCCTGATACGCCGCCGTGCGTTCAGGGTGCTGAGGAGAAGGGTGAATTGAATACTTGTAACAGTTTTAGTAACAATAAGAGGAGTGCGAAtcgtaacaacaacaataacaagaaCAACGATGATGAGTTGTTGATGGAGCAAACGCCGTTCACTTCTTTGTTGATGCTGCCTTCTGATGGCGGAAGCGTGAAGAGAAATGATTGCGGCAGTGAAGGGGATCTTCTCTGGAATAATTGCAATCCTGCGTATCAGCCTCCTCAG GTATGGGATTTTCAGTTACAAAAATCAAGAGATTGCAGTGAAGCAGGAATGATGTCATTTGATAATCTAGATGAAGCTTCATTAGTGATTCCAAAAACATTGCAAGATGTGCACAATATCAACTCCTCAACAATTGATGATATTCTATCAAGAAAT AATCAATCGGATCAGTCGTCTTCAAACCATgtgatgaaaaacgaagaaagcAACAAGAAACCTAGAGGTGGATTATCATCAGAGTCCAAATTGGTTGAACCCATAACATACAGTAGCACCAACAATGCAGCATACATGGAGCATCTTGTGAGTGGGAGTGAAAATGTTAGCACCATAAAGGACAAGGTTAACTTTGAAGAGCTGACTAAAAATAGAGGGGATGCCATGTTACGCtacaaggaaaagaagaaaactcGAAG GTACGATAAGCACATTCGCTATGAATCGAGAAAAGCTAGGGCTGATACGAGAAAAAGGGTGAAAGGACGATTTGTGAAGGCAAGTGATGCAAGTGATGTTCAAAACGAAGAATGA